The Chitinophaga flava genome has a segment encoding these proteins:
- a CDS encoding DUF3995 domain-containing protein, with protein MLLPIVINTCVFIFLSAIHFYWAFDGKWGVGGVVPVNAEGRQMLDPGKFGTIIVALGLLAFALVTVGNTGVFDALVGRSVIIWATRGIALLFTLRAIGDFTYVGFFKKIKNTTFARNDTRIFSPLCVLIAVLSIMASMA; from the coding sequence TTTTATTTTTTTATCAGCAATTCATTTTTATTGGGCTTTTGACGGAAAATGGGGAGTAGGCGGTGTAGTGCCAGTGAATGCAGAAGGCCGGCAGATGCTGGACCCAGGCAAGTTTGGAACGATAATAGTGGCGCTGGGACTCCTCGCTTTTGCACTGGTAACAGTTGGGAATACGGGTGTTTTTGATGCCCTGGTGGGCAGAAGTGTGATCATCTGGGCCACCAGGGGTATTGCACTGCTTTTTACGCTGAGGGCTATCGGAGATTTCACCTATGTAGGCTTCTTCAAAAAAATAAAAAATACAACCTTCGCCCGCAATGATACCCGGATATTTTCTCCGCTTTGTGTGCTGATCGCTGTATTGAGTATCATGGCGTCTATGGCATGA